The Nicotiana sylvestris chromosome 6, ASM39365v2, whole genome shotgun sequence genomic sequence ggaggctacctgggagaccgagcgggagatgcagagtagatattctcacctgtttgaggcttcaggtatgtttcttgactcgttcgaggacgaacatttgtttaagagggggaggatgtaatgacccggccggtcatttcatgagttaccgctctgtttcccccatttctgcttcttattgctttgtttattgattctatgtgtgatcgagttggttggctcgggttcggaaaagttttggtaaggtttgagacacttagtctcttttgaagaagcttaagttggaaaagtcaactggatattgacttatgtgttaaagggatcggatgtgagttccgatggttcggatagcttcgggaggtgatttgggacttaggagcatgatcggaatatgttttggaggttcggagtagatttaggcttgaattggtgaaattggaattttggcgttttccggttgataggtgagattttgatataagggttgaaatggaattccggaagttgcagtaggtccgttgtgtcatttgggatgtgtgtgcaaaatttcaggtcattcgggcgtggtttggtagactttttgatcaaaagcgtaatttacaagattttggaattcttaggcttgaatccgatgcgaatttggtattttgatgttgtttttagcGTTTCGAAGATTGAAACAAATTTTGAAGGATGTTATGGGTTATTTTGGCATGtgtggttgaggtcccgggggcctcgggtgagtttcgggtggtcaatcggaccatttcatgttttggaaagttGCAGAAGTCTGTTGTTGGTTGTTGCAGACAATTGGCCTTCGTGTTGGCGAGtggagcctcgcgttcgcgaagggttagcagaTGAGGCTGAAggtttggccttcacgttcgcgaggaaggtcccgcgttcgcaaagggttggGCCATTGAGCATCGCGCTCGCGAGAAGGggagccgcgttcgcgaaggctggAGTCaggaggcatcgcgttcgcgagaggtaaGACATGTTCGCGAAGGAGGAAAATTTGGTCaacttaagtttgtgcttcgcgaatgcgaggttttgaccgcgttcgcgaagaaggttttgaatgcctgagcagaatgtttaaatagtcattttgtccgcaattttggggctaacttccaccatttttgagcgattttggagcatCTTGAAGATGAttgaagaggaattcaagggggaacacttggaggtaatatttatggacttaataATCGATACTAATGTggattctacctaattaatcatggaatataagcctaatattgaagaactagggcttgtaattggagacctagaatttgggatttgaggggttgtttgtggttggattttgatgattttgatatgaatgaactcggggagtgataaggagtctattgatgtaatttttatcggaatccgagacgtgggcacgggggtcgggttttgccaatttcgggatttgtgttgtaatttgatttctttcgagtgggctttgttcccttagcatattttgatggttttgcactgattttggttagatttgaagcatccggaggtcgattcgagaggcaaaggcatcgcgagctagagatttggaccagatagaggtgagtaatgattgtaaatgttgtcctgagggtatgaaaccccggattacacatcgttgtgctatattgaggtgacacacacgctagatgacgagcgtggggtcgtgcactgttggggattgtgacctagtccgtcccgaatgactgttttaccgcgtatttgactgaataCTATTTGCTAACATCATGTTTTGGGGtgaaatgccatatttgggcctcgtgccaactatttagacccttagggaatttttactgatattttctcactgttttgactttatacttgtactcagtcatgctatattctactgttttcataactcaaccatgtttactctattttaacacattaaatgatattttgggctgagcatcatgttttactgttaccctagtggcttatgagattttgactgagtaaggccaagggcttgtgttgtgaggatacactgatttatgattatgaggccgatgacctgagattgtacgccacgaggtggcttgttgatatgaggtcgagagcttattgattatgccacaagatgacttgatatgtgcttgggccgtaaggggcccctcctggagtttgtacacccccagtgagcgcggatacccattgtgatatgagatatagcccgaggaactggtgttgttccatgatattgcccgaaaggcggattttgttgacattgtgcccgaggggaagatttttatgtgtttatctgttccAGCTGCTTTTCATGTAATTGTTTAACTGTCAAAAAGGTGTTTCAAAGAAGCTTCTTCTGAACTAAGTGTTTTTACatgttttcactgttttattgcttttactggttttatacgGCTTCTTTATAGCCCGTTGATGTGTTTTTATGTGATTTTTTATCGcttagtcttcatttattattattactcactgagttggagtactcactttacttcctgcaccctacgtgcagattcaggcgcttcggGTCCCTCTAGCGAGTGTTGACTTCTTCTAGCTCAGGCggattcggagattcactaggtagctgctcggcgtctgcagcccagtgcttctccccctatcttATTTACTCTGTTTTAGTTCTGTAACAGACTATGTAGACTTTTCCTGCCTTTATTCGGacagtagatgctcatgactggtgacaccccgttgtcgggctatgtctattccacaACTGTATTGTtacaccttattttgggattattattatgttaaagacgtAGTTTGTACTActttaattgtttaaaatgaattgggagtgtgtcggctggccttgtcttcacgagaggcgccatcacgatcgggtctgggtttagggtcgtgacaaataatCATCCGAGTCACATAATATTTGGGTGACAAATTCCCTCTTATTACATTTAATGTTATTGTCTACATTTATTGCATGTTCTTATTATTATAGTATTCATTGGCAATCATTGAACTTATATCCAATATTCACTACTCTTAAAACATTATCCATACTGCCGATATCTATCAATATTAgatctagaatttattatatttaactaagATTCATCCTCTATTTTATCACTAGTTAGTTTAACAAAAAACtcaacactttttggtcaaataattgTTAGTCGTGAAACTGAAACATGGATATTTTTTTTCATTATAGAACTGCCAATGTATGGCTTGAAATACTAGCCAATACATACTTATTTATATGATCGAAGGGCGAACCTAGGTGAGCACGGAAGAAGTTTAGTTGAACGGCgaaaattatattgtatatataaagttaatttttttatgtatatattagATGTTGAATTTTTTTAGCTTTTTTTTGCGTATTTACTTTGTTTACTTTTTAAATTCTCTTGGTGAAAATCCTACTTACTCCACTGGTATAATCTACTATTTTTACGTGAAATAGAATATGATAACACGAAAATCTCGATAATGACATGATAAATTCGTTGATCTCTTATAGATTTACCCTAGGTTATTACTAACATATTGATAGTGCGTGAGTTAAAATCATGAGTCTTGAGGACGAGAGATCTTACTTGTATAAGAAGTGACAGGATAGTCAACGAGAAGTAAGGCACAACAATCTTTTCATTCTAGAGTCTTATTTTGTCCTCCAATGAATGGAGTAGTAATTTGTGTCCCTCACTTGAAAAGTGTAGTTTATTAATCTAATAATGTGACTCCATGATTCTAGATGTAGTTTCGTTCCTTATCACTTTACGCAACATTGTTTGCTTGAAAATTTTgaataagagtttttggaaaaatattcaatttattcaaaattatttttcGGCCAATATTTTGCAAAAACTTGCAATGGTTTTCTCAAAATATTGGAAAAAATCTTTGTACAAAACTTTTTGGTAGAAATGATACCAGGTAGTCATATTTGAGCATATTGTTTAAAATATATACACACTTTACAATATATTTAAAGATTAGTCAATTTACCCAAACTTCAGGACACAACATTCTAAAATTTAAACCTCAATATTCAAACTTCAGGAAATAGTGTCATAAAGTTCGAAAGTTATGTCTAGAATTTCGAATCTTATGTCCTGAATTTTAGATTAGTAGTTCAGAAATTCAGGACACATAGTGCTAAATTGAAGTGCTGACTTTCAAATTAGAAGTTCAGAAATTCAGGGCACTTAGTGTTGAATTTCGAATTAGCAGTTTAAAAATTTAGGACTCTAAGTCCTGAATTTAaaattagcagctcaaaaatTCAAGATACTTAGTTCTGAAGATTGGACGAAATGCCAAATCTTTAAATACACTGTAAATTatggatatattttaaatagcaaaCTTAAAAGTGGCCATTAGTGCACTTTGCCCAAACTTCAGTTCAAATGTTTGAAGCAAATCCACGAGGTTGGACGAAGTGCATTATTAGTCACTTTTAAGCCTGCTATTTAAAATATTCATAGTTCACTATGCCCAAACTTCAGTTCAAATGTTTGAAGCAAACATATGAGGTTGGGCGAAGTGCACTATTAGTAACTTTGAAGCCCGCTATTTAAAAATATCCATAATTTATAATGTATTTAAAGACTAGCAATTTCATCCAAACGTTAGGATTAAATATTCTGAATTTGGAATTCAAGACTTAGTGTTAGGGGTGggcgttcggtatttcggttcggtatttaagaatttcggttcggtattcggtttatcaattgtaTATACCAAATACGTACCATAATATTTCGGTACGCttcggtatttcttattttggttcggtacggtttcggAAATCTTCACTGTCTCCCCCTCCATTAACTAGAAAAATCTGGCGCCAACATTATTTTACCTTCAATTACTCTAATATTGTGCTTTCTTTTTCTTGATCCTCTAAAGTTGTTCACAGAATCTTTTGTCATTCGTTTGATACCTACATTTATGTACTTGAGCCTATAAGATCCAGAGTATTCCAAAATTTACATCGACTTTTTATATTAAAGCCAATGCTGGTAGCCAATTTAGAATGGCGCCATGGTTTTGTGAGATATTATTAACAGTGGCACCAATATATGGGAGTAATTTGCTTAGCCAGAGGAAAGTCTTGCCTTTGATCTGGGATGATGCGTATAGCTACCTTTCAATATAGAGTTAAGTCCCAAGACTCCGACTTTTCTATGAAGTCCGAGAAATTTTAGAAGCAAGTTGACAGTTGTGAGATTTGCTTTCGTTTCGGGACACCAAAATATTGATCTCACCTCATTAAACTATTTtggtatttcggtataccgaaatatcAATAATTCAATACCGTATATTGTACCAAATTACCGAAATACCGAGATTTctgtaccgaaataccgaaaaatcgaaatcgaaataccaaattaattcggttcagttcggaattcgatttttcggattttatgcccacccctacttaGTGTCCTGAATTTTCGAgctgctaatttgaaattcagAACACTTTGACCTGAATTTCTGAACTGCTAATTTAAAATTTCGGACATAAGATTCGAATTTTTGGATACAATTTTTGAACTTTAAGACACGATGTCCTGAAGTTTGAACTTGAGATTTAAACTTAAGAATGTTGTGTCCTGAAGTTTGAGCAAATTGAATAATCTTTAAATATATTGTAAattgtgaatatattttaaactGCAAGCTTAAAGTGACTACTTGGTGCCATTTCCACCATGAAGTTGGACCAAAGAATTGGTCTAAACTAGTTTGGTCCGAGTTTTGGTACCCTCTCTATTGGGTAACGTGCTTTGATATTAGGCCAAACTGTACAAGAAATTTTTACCtcttatagcaaaggttaacaccttatttattttaaataaataccatttaaaaaattatattctatagataacTTTTactgtttatagcaaaatatctaattttgttaCCTCCTACCCCAGAGCCACTAAATACACTATCCAGTTacacttttttctttctctctctaattTGATACATATCATTCTCTCTTCCAAATAATACCGGATTCATTGACCGACCACCACTTCTCTTGGCTGGGATTTGGGATCTCCTCCTCTCCGCGAAATCCAGTTGTACAgctcgctctctctctctctctctctctctctctctctctctctctcctttcaTCTCCTAGATTTTCCGTCAGATTTGAACTTGGTTATCTCAATTCCCAAATTCAAAAATGGGGAAAAACGATTTCTTAATCCCAAATGCCCAATTGTAAGTACTAAACAGAGAATTTGACCCCGGACGGTGGAAGAGCTGCTGAAGACGGAGATAAACGTCGATGTTAGAAGGGTAACGAGCCATGGCTTCCCGTTGTTATTGCTGCTTCTGACATTATTGTTGCATCTGCTGCAATAGGAGTAGcttaaaattagggtttgttcttgaacaaggACGACGgattttggggctgagcaacttgattttctgttaatatatttcaatgtatttcaacgtatcacgctgtattttcatgtgtttcattgtctttttttcattgtaattcaatatatctcgttgtattccatgtatttcattgtattcactgtctttttttctcattgtatttcaatgtatcccgctgtattttatgtatttcattgtatttactgtctcgctatatgtcatgattgtattcatatgtttttttaattaatacaatttatgtattcagatgtattatataatttctctgaaaattgctatgtttttgaggtatttttcggttgagaatctttcttataactgaaaatacaaaatttatgtgttataattgagtttgttgagttatattaggagtctattatgttaattgattcactttgcgttttaaaaatagtgtaatcccctatttcacgttGTGAATACAgacgaatacaataatctgtccagctataatctcatgtttcactccatgaatacagtcgaatacaacaactgattagctggacttccctaattcacgcctatttttgctattgtattcatgaatacaatagcttaaataaattaatacatcttataaccgcAGAAAAaatatctataatccgtaatatagcaaatggtatttataaatgactaattactactaaaagatagtacTTTATGAAAATTTATGTAGAAGTTATTTGACTTGGGCCTTTAACAAGAAGCCCAGTTTAAGTTATAAGACATTTTTTTCCACCTATAAGAAATCCATTCAAACAAGGAAGTTGCGGACAATAAATTAAAATTGTCGAGAAATTCCGAACTGAAGTGCTAGAATATTCCAATCAGGAGGACCTGCCACTATTCAGTGCAACACGCGGAGGGAAAGTTGAGAGATGTCGTGTTTGGCATCTTGCTGCGCGTCATTGACATGCGGACTCTGCACATCGGTGGCGTCAGGTGTGACCAGGAGCTCAGCTAGACTTGCTTACTGTGCCCTATTTGGTGTTTCCTTGATCGTCTCTTGGGTTCTCAGAGAAGTCGCTTCTCCTCTCCTCAAGAATTTCTCATGTAAATTATCCTCTTTTTTCTGTCTCTTTTTAACCTCTTCAAACTGTTTTATGTTAGCTTTTATGGCTTGATTCAAATTGTTGAATAGCCGGTCGGAGATCTTATTCTTCTCCGCCTTCAAAAATTTAGTCACTATTGGGACGTAGCTGGTTGTACTTAAGCACTCTGACTTATACACGGTATAAGTGATTGTGGAAGAAaaatattattgtaatgataaaaAGTTAGTTTAATAGGAAAGTATCGCATCAGAGTTCGAAAGTGAAAATATTTATTGAAATTGGATTTTTGAAAGGTGtgaaaattataagaaattaaaaTAGCGTCAAACATTTTGGAATGTTCCAAAATAGAAAGAGTACAGTATAAATTGGAAAGGATGGAGTATTAGGCTTCAGACTTCTGGCAATTAGGGTTGTGGTCTGTCCTTTCACCTTTAAGTTCcatcttcagttgtatttaggaCCAAAAAAAAAGGACAGAATCGTAAatgataaaatttacattttgcTATGGCAAAACTATCCTGATTTTGAATGTATTCATATAGTTACGCAGGTTCTTTGGGAGAACATTAGATTGTAGTTCTCTGGGAGACCTTTCTAGCTGTTAGGGGCCGTTTGGTAGGAGGTATAAGAATAGTGCTGAATATAGTTTATGAGCAATGCTAGTATTAGTtgggattagttatgctgacattaGTTATGTTGAGATTATTTCTCATCCACTGTTTGGTTTGGTGTATTAAAGCACTGCataatttcttaaaaaaattaGTTGTTTATAAAAATACCCTCCACATTCTTTAACCTTGTATACTCTGAGGGATTTGTGGGGCAATTATGTCTTTAACCATGCTTATGCATGTATTAAGAACCcatgcattgctaataccatggttTGTTATGTACTAGTTGTACATAGGATAATACTAAATAGGATGTATAAATAATACAAGTATTAGTAATACATAAGTTGAAAAAAATGTACCAAACAAGGGATTAGTAATGCAcagagctaatgcttgcattatatTTTCGAATACCTCCTACCAAAAATCGGTCACACGCTTCACTAGCAAGCCATAGATGCCACTCTTCTTTGCTGATCAGAGTTCAGCTGTACATGGTTGACTGACGACTGCATGCAAACTATTTGGGGGCGAAGTGGTTTTCATATTAATAGGAGAAGATATAAAATGGTTGCTTCGGTTACTGGTTGTTTTGTTGCTTTGCTTCTAGTTGATTCCTTCTCtagatttttctttccttaagtaGCTCCGCCGGATGCATCCTGCTTTCTATGAAGGGACTTAGAAGGAGGAAGTTCTACCTGATATGGTACTCAAATGATATATACTCCCAAGTATACTTGAGATCTTTCAAAGCATGCTACTTCAGTAAATGAAGATACAAACTTCAGAGACGATATTATGCTTTTTCTCCTGTTATGACTGTCCTCTTCAATTTTCACATCACACTGAACCTGCTAGGTTTTATGATTTTTTACAAAGTCTCCTTCAGTAAAGAGTTGTCTTTGGTCATGGGTTCGAGCCGTGATagcagccactaatgcttgcgTTAGGGTAGGCTGTCTACAGTCTACAGTCTACATCACACCCTCTGGGGTGCAGCCCTTTCCCGAACTTTGCGTGAATGCGAATGCTTTGTGTATCGGGTTTCCCTTTTTTCTCCTTCAGTGAAAAAATGCTAATGTGATAATGTATATTTGGTAGATGATGATGGATTTGACTTTGAATGAGGTACTGAAACTCCAAAAGAATCAACTGATTTGAAAAGAAATTAGCTAATTAGAAAAGTACTCCTTCATTGCCAGAGAGCCTCCAGGACAAGGAGGCAGCGATCAACCACCCACTttttgatttatttgtatttctttattgagAGTAATATTGCCAAATAACTTATAATGTTACAGGTTTTGATTGGAAACGCTGATTAGGTGATATCGTTTGGAAACTATAGAAAAGCGCATCAAATTACATAAACAACAGAGGAATTGACTGCAAATTAGACCTCCTTTTATATATATCTGGCTAAAAAGAAATGTGTCAAAAATTAGTAGTTCTTTGCCAGGAAAAAAGGAACAAAGAATTGATGGAAGTTTAACTCAAAATTCTTTTCAGATTTCTTTCTGTATCTAAATCAGTTTTGTCTCTAAATAAGCCAATAGTCTAAGTGAAATATCTGTTGAGATCCCCCATATTCTTCATGCTACTTGTTGTTTTACAATGATGAAAGTAATACTTGCATTTCTTGCTAagttgttcatatgttttgttggtTGTAGGGATAAACACTTCAGACAATTACTCGAAGGAATGGTTTCAAGCACAAGCTGTTCTTCGTGTCAGTTTGGGGAATTTCTTGTTTTTTGGACTGCTTGCACTTATAATGATTGGTGTCAAGGATCAAAATGATAAGCGTGACTCCTGGCATCACGGTGGATGGGTTGCTAAATTGGTGATCTGGGTGTTGCTTGTTGCCCTTATGTTTTTCCTGCCTAACGGTGTCATAACAGTTTATAGTCAGTTCTATGCCCTTAAACTGAAATAATTTAGTAGTCAACATTtaaatgatttttcttttttttagttcTGAAATTAATTTAGTAGTCAACATTAAAATCATTTTCTTTTAGTATGACATCTACATAAAATCATCAACTGTCATTTTATTTTCTCCTTTCAGAAGTTAGAAGACTAGGGATCTCAATTCTGCCAGATCTACCGTACCTTAGaaagatttttcttcaaaattatcAGATAATGTCTCTAGGAAACATAATTTTGCGGAGTAAGTACATGATGAACAGAATATCAACTAGGTAAAGGAACTGGCATGTTTTGACAGTTTAAGTGTTTTTCCTGACAACAGTTCAGCCAGTGTTGTCAAAGGCacgcttaagccctgaagcgagACTTAAAACATGTTGAGCGCTTCGTCTCGCTTTGCTGGCGCTTCAGTGTCGTCATCAAGGTTCTAAGGCATGCTTTTCCTTGCCAATAGCTTAATCCTGAAGAGGCGACACTAAAAAATTGAAATTTCACTTCATCATAattctttttcaatttctttatccatatatttgttttgttattcacACTTATCAGTCTTGAACTAcacatgcatatatatattttttctctatttgcgCCTTTTTTCATTAAAGCCCACGCTTTATTTGCGCTGTGCGTTAAAGACCCAAAAGACCTTAGAGTTTTTTGCacttttcgcctttgataacacttAATTCAgctttttaccattttttttttGGACCACTCTTTTTTCAGTTTACTTCTTCCAATAAGTACACTCTCCTCTAGCTTGTGGGTTCAAAATCCTGTTCTATTTTTTTATATTGTGTCGCTTCTTTAGTTCAGATAGTTAACTGTCaaaaattgtattttattttcattttgccTGATTGGTTTTATTTTCTGCCTTTGCAGGTTTTATTTCGAAATTTGGGGCAGGGTTGTTTTTGTTAATCCAAGTAATAATACTGTTAGATGCTACACACTCATGGAATGATTCATGGGTTGCAAAAGATGAACAAAAGTGGTTGGTTCAATTTCTTATCCTTTTTAATAATTTCATCCTTGGACCTTTTTTAATCTTTAAAAGTTTGACATTTTTTGTGCAGGTATATTGCTTTGCTTGTGATCTCTGTGGGATGCTATATTGCAACATTTGCTTTTTCTGGAATCTTATTTATGTGGTTCAATCCTTCTGGACATGACTGTGGACTGAACGTGTTCTTCATTGTAATGACCATGATCCTTGCATTTGCATTTGCTGTTATTGCTTTGCACCCAAAGGTAAATGCTCTCTCTGTTGATGCTGTTATTTTCACCTTAACACTTCTTCCCTGGAGGataactttttaaaaatattgaaatgcTTCATATGCATTATGCATTACGAAGTCGATTGTCTCTTGCAGATGACATGCATATACTTATATGCATATGTATACGTCAAACATTTCCTTTAGGGTTACCTGCCTATTCTATGCATTCAGAAGAATCACTTTTGATACCTAAATTTTTTCCTTTTGTGTTTTTACTTATACTAATCATCTTTCTGCTTTAACTATGTCCAGGTAAATGGAAGCCTATTGCCGGCCTCTGTGATATCTGTTTACTGTGCTTATGTTTGCTACACTGGTCTTTCTAGTGAACCTCGAGATTATGTCTGCAATGGGCTTAACAAATCAAAGGCTGTAACAACAAGTACCCTTGTTCTCGGGATGCTTACAACTGTTCTCTCAGTTCTATATTCTGCTCTTCGTGCTGGATCTTCAACTACTTTTCTCTCTCCTCCATCTTCTCCCAGATCAGGTACTAAACCCTCTTTGTGCTCTTACTATTTCTTCTGCAGCTCAGTGAATGACTTAGATTTGTAAACCCTTTTTTTCAATTCATGAAGATTCCTGTGATTTCCTTATCCCCAAAAAAAAAGATTCCTGTGATTTGTCTGGTTATTTTGTCCCTTCCCCACAGTGTGGGATATTACTGGGTATGATGTTGTTGTTGTCTGGTTATTGTCAATTTTCACTATAATGGGTGATGATGACTTTTAGGAGAAGCTGTTTATGGTCATTGTCACAGTGTAttctccttcctttttttttttaaaataacctAGGGGGAATATTGCTTGTGCCT encodes the following:
- the LOC104245719 gene encoding uncharacterized protein, with the protein product MSCLASCCASLTCGLCTSVASGVTRSSARLAYCALFGVSLIVSWVLREVASPLLKNFSWINTSDNYSKEWFQAQAVLRVSLGNFLFFGLLALIMIGVKDQNDKRDSWHHGGWVAKLVIWVLLVALMFFLPNGVITVYSFISKFGAGLFLLIQVIILLDATHSWNDSWVAKDEQKWYIALLVISVGCYIATFAFSGILFMWFNPSGHDCGLNVFFIVMTMILAFAFAVIALHPKVNGSLLPASVISVYCAYVCYTGLSSEPRDYVCNGLNKSKAVTTSTLVLGMLTTVLSVLYSALRAGSSTTFLSPPSSPRSGEKKSLLASEELESGKGSAEARPVSYSYSFFHLIFALASMYSAMLLSGWTSSSESSDLIDVGWTSLWVRICTEWVTAGLYIWSLVAPLLFPDREFY